A stretch of DNA from Vidua chalybeata isolate OUT-0048 chromosome 3, bVidCha1 merged haplotype, whole genome shotgun sequence:
ttcccccttgtcctgtcactccatgtccttgtaaatagtctctgCATCTTTCTTGTCAGCTCTCTTCAGctactggaaggccacagttaggtcaccccaaagcttctctttcccaggctgaacaatcccagttctcccagcctttcctcatgtGAGAAGTGCTCCATCTCTCTGATCATCCTggtgtccctcctctggacttgctccaacaggtccacaTCCTCCatgtgctgggaccccagagctggatgcaggtggggtctcaccagagaCCAGCACCTGCTTTAGGCCCCTTTGTGAATGTCCCAACAGTGAATGGCAATGCCAAGGATTGTGTGAGTGATCCTGGAATGGCCTCgtgctccctccatcccctcttGGCCTTGCTGTTTGGGAGCATCTGAGGAAATGGGCAGGGCATGgctctgcccttctgctcctgtgggTTTCTCACCAGGAAACCCAGCACAttcctgctgggctctgagAACTGATCATACTTGATCACCTCTAtctgcagagctgtcactgTGCTCTTCCCTTCTGCCCTCCCAGCACAAACCAGCCATTACCCACTCTGTAAAATCCTTATTACAGCTGGCTGATGAAGCTCTCCCTCATTGCCTTCTCTCTGTGGAGACCTTGGTTGGAAACAGGGACTATTACATTTTTCATGCCaatctcattaaaaagaaaaaaatctgaaaggaaaactaaTTGTGCATTGTGATACTTAGGGACATTAAGTCTTCAAGGAAATGTAATCTTCAGCTCTTTATTCGACTGCAAATGCgttaatttatttaattgtatCATCGATCAGCACAGTACATATAATTATTACCCCTATATAACAGATTGGAAAAAATCTACTGTCATTGCCTGTGTAATCAGATATACTCTTGTTACTAATTTCTAAACAGAttcaatggggaaaaaatgaccTTCAAGTCTTAATTTCATGCCCTACTTCCTGAAAAATTAAACGGGAAGTGAGCACAcgcaaaaccagcacagatgcAGAGTGTGAGCCTGGTAACATCTGCTTTATTTGCTGCCCCTCTGCCATTCATGAGCGGAACTCATTTCCCTGTTCTTTGATATTACATTTCAAACAAAATCTTGAGTAGATCTCATCAAAACAGTCCTCCGGGCATTCCATTTCCATTCTCCCTGTCTTGCAGGtacaaattattatttcattttacatgtTCAGGGACACTGAAAGCCCTGATCAGGCACTGGAAGAAAAACTATGAAATGGAATATTTAatgaaaggcagcagctgagctctcaGAGAAATCAAAAGCCGCTGATCTTGAGGATTCATTGAAGGAATTTTTATTAATCTTATTACCCTAAAGAATTGctttttatatatgtttttcaAACAGCATCAAATCCTCATCAAAACAGACACTGCAGTGTAAGCACCATGCTCTCTGCTGTTGACAGAATCAATGTGGTATTTGCATATGATTTAAAACAAGGCTGGCAACACGCAGCACCATTATTGGCACTCTGGTATTTATTATCAGTGTTCATTATTTATTAGAACCATAAATCCAGCATGGCAACAAGCACCTCCAGTTCCCGTTTCAGCAAGGAGCTTTCTCAATGCCCAACAGCTGgtgtaaattatttcagttatcCAAGTGTTTGGTACATGgatgtgtatgtatatacatggcacatataaatatatatatttatatatatgaaaGATCCGTATTTGGGGGCAGAGCAGTTTGTAACCCTTAAAAAGCTATGGATGCTTACATAGAAGCAAATCCCCCTGCAGAATTTAAttcatttaaagatttttaatgcAACCCGGGTCTCGCCTGAGAGCTCTTGGTTTGTGTTAATCTGATGGGCAGGACCTGGAAGCCAGGCTGGCCATGGAGGGACCGCTCCCCTAACCCAGCTTCTGGGCTCCAAGTCTCCCAGTGCCTGCTCCTGACCTCAGCTGGTGTTACTGCAGCCTGCAAGGCTTCTTGCTGCAAAAACAGCATCAGTTTCAAGGGACAGATGCAGATTTGGGGGAATTGTGCACTAAGCATGGTTCTGGCTCACATCCCCAGTGCCTGTGTGCAAGGGAAGGCAGGGCAGACCTGCTCCAGTGGGATGCTCCAGGGTCAGGCACAGGATAGGACTTCAAGCACTCACTCAAAGCTGAAATCACACCTCAGCCATGGTGGCTGCTTTCCCTGAGCTGCCTTGGAGCTCACTCTTCACGAGCCATTACTGAACTTTTCTTTGTACCATCTGATTTATTAATTTGTAATAGTTTATTTGAGGAATGAAGAAAATAGGACCATTTAGTGTAAAATGACGAGCGTTTAGTTTCTCATTGGTTTCAGATAGTAAATGTGAGTATTGCTGTGagctccttccagctgccaAACGAGGtgtccagcacagggcagctgccagggaTCTCCTCCAGGTGAGATGTGGGCACTgttcccacagctgggcacccTCCTGTCACACACACGGATATCCCTGTACCCACAGGGACggatgtgctgcagctcctgcctaCATCAAACACTGGGGTGATGAACAACACCCATCTAACAGGTTacaggcaggaggagcacagcTTGAAGCCTTGAAGCCAGCCTtgatgaaaaaaagcaaaatatgcagacatttattttttcaccaaATGGACACAGCATTGTTCCTGAAGTGACAAATTCcaacaaaaaagtaatttcagaaaatggaaGCATTCCTCTATGACAGTACAatgcactgaaaaacaaaactgaatgaCAAATTCCAGGCAAAGTGTGTTGTTATCTGCCCTGGTTTTGCACTGGCTGGAAGTTGTCTGGTCAGGGAGTGGACCACCACATCCATGCAAATAAATCCTCCCAAGGTACGATGCTATCCACATTCACACAACTTCCAGCTGGTTCAGAACACAGGCAGAGGTTATTTTTATCACTTCCAAAAGATACTGGCTATGCACACCCTGGATCACACTCATTTTTATACAAAGGACATgagtactgaaaaaaaagccaaaaaaatgtaaatttgtttttcctccacCACATGCTACACCTAAAACTGTATGTTCGGAAAATGTGCTACAGTTCAATGCTGCCAAGTAGAAAACAATCACACTACAGGTATCAAAATGAAAACCTTCCTCTACTGTCTCATTTTGGTCATGTGTTCTTCAATTCATACCAACTCCTCAGTCCAAACCTGGGACACAAAACAAAGCCCccatacacttttttttttgttttgtatttttggttttttttgtagtgtGAGAGCTGGGTTGTTTCACTGCAGCTTATCAGAGCTGGTACCATCACTGGGAACAAGGTACTTGGACTGGAGTCCCCTTATCAGCTGGATCCTTTTGAAAGCAGTTCATCTTCTACAGTTTGTGAAAGAAACTTTGTTACAAACACGGGCTTGGGCTTGCTTTGTTCAGTCAAACACGGAACCCGCTCAGTCCCTTCTTGAAAGCTCCTGCTAGAAACAGGTCACTGCAGCCTTTACCAGAGAAGCCAGCACAGAAAAGCCATGTCACCTTGAGGGATTTAATCTTAAAGCAAATTTCCCTGTGTTCTACATTTATTTAATCCTAATCTGAAGATATAAAAACTCATATTGCAGCTTATCAGAtttataagagaaaaaaattacactttgTTAAGAATTCCTATGTTTAGGCCAAGAACTCGACGACAGGGCTTGAAAACAGTTTTCCAAAATGGATCAGTTTATTTTGGTGGGTCTGTGTTAATTCCATATTTTTCCTTGAGAAGCTTAAGctgttcttctttcttctttgtgtcCATCTTTTGGAATGCCTgtaattaggaaaataaaagatgtaagaagacaaaagaaatctCTCATGTCATGACAAGTTATTTCCCAGTATCTGCAACAAGCATCACTGTGAACTCCACCACCATCACCCACAGACCATTGTTTCATTCTTGTCCTTGGAGAATGTCACAGGGCCATGGATGCCGTTGGTGACAGGGAGGACATAGAGAACTGGAGACCTTTTACCCATAAACAAGATctcacctcctgctgcagctgtgcaatTGTAGGGCCGCTGCATCCTCTTCTCCAGAGTACACTCCCCACAAACATGTTTTTCCCACCCTTTGTCCAAAGTTACTTTTTTTGCACACAAATCACCAAGTAAATATGAAACTCTGACTATGTATCCCATTCACTCCCTCTAACagtttggattttatttcttaaaatgccCAAGCAACGGTCTCTACAAACTGATGCTGGGGTTGTTTCTttgtgacagctctgctcagagGTGACTCCCCCAGCCCAGTGCTCGTACCCTGTTGGCGTTGTAGTACAGAACCACGAGGTATCTGTTGCACACGTTGAACCCCGACAGGTGGTCACAGGCGTTCTTGGCATCGAAGATGTCCTCATAGACCACGTAGGCTGTTCCTCTGGTCTCAGGGGTATTCCCACTGCACAGCAAGGGCAGAATCAAGGCCAAATAAAATGAACAAgaaatagtttatttatttaacactGACTGAGATTAGATGAGCAACATCACTAAAAAacaatttgttattttttctagGTATTAAACTACATCCCTGTTTTCCACACCAAACAGTTCAGAGCCAGACACAACAGGAAAATCTGCTCTATTTTGCTCCATAAGGGAAATGCACCTCTCAAGAACAATTAGGTTGTTGAAGCTTTTGTCAGGGCTACCATTGTTGTGTCTCgaaataatttaaatctttATTAAAGCATTTAGCTTTTATTTAATATTGCAAGACTTGGCTGTCAGTTAGTGGCTGTCTGTATCAGATGTGTCCCTAGGATGCAACAGAGCTCCTGGCATATCACAAAGTCGATTTAAGAGGCAGAACAGCCCCGCTGGTGCAAGCCCACTGCTGAGGCACAGCCATCACCCACAGGAGCACCAATTCCATGTCCTTTGCCTGAGGAATGGGACACACATCTGGGCACGTAACAGCAATGAGCCCAGAGGGGCTGCAGAGATCCCAGAAGTCTTGGCTAACAGACAGTGATAGAGGCTTCACAGTCAGAACAACTTCCTTAAGGTGCTTCTGAGAACTCCTGGGGACACAAGGTATCACACATATCCACACTGGGATCTGTgcaaaaggaggaggagaacgGGATAAACACTGCACAAAGCACAAAAGCCTTTACAAAGGGGCTTACACGTTATGCCCTGGCACTGACAATGCTGGGATTTCTGTGGGAAATGACATGAATTAGTAGTACTGAACAAACTGCTGAAAGCACACACCAGTGCATCACCCCAGCAGAAAGCCCCTGATATGTCCTAATTCTGTGTCCCACTGTCATGCTGTTCCAGCCCAtgtgttttcagaaaacttAAGTACTGGCTCCCCTTTATGCTCATTAGCAAAGAATTCCACCTATTTAGCCAGGCATTGCTTACACTGCCCCTTGttccctcagccacttctcCAGTCACATCCACTGCCCTTCCTTGCTTGAGAAGGGTCTGTCAGGTGTCACATCCCAGCATGGCACCAGCAGCACGTGTCCCCTTGGTGTCCTTTGCTTACTGAGGGCAACTCTGTAAAACTCACTTTACACAACAATCAATCAAACAAGTtacccagggaagctgtggatgctccatccctagaagtgttcatggccaggttggatggagcccAGAGCACCTGGTCagctggaaggtgtccctgcccactgcagggggttggaatgaaatggtctttaaggtcccttccaacacaaaccctCCTATGATGGCCAAAGCTCAGGTCCTCAGCATTTGAACTAACCAGGAGAAGAACATCAGAATTGCCGCAGACTTGTACAATCTCCACACATTTTAGAACCAAAGGCACAGTCACACCTCCACTACCCAGACACGGTATGGCCTGAGGACATCCTGTCTCTGCCACTCAGGGCTTGCTGCTGGCATTTGTTTCTAGTGAACAGATCCAGCAACAGCAACATCCCTGTTTTCCCACTGGTTAGCAGATACTCATGAAACAGGAAAACTGTTTGtgctcagcttctgcctttCTTATTTTCACCCCAAGTCAAGGTAAAACTTCAATTGTATTTGAAATTTACTTAAGCAAACAAGTCTCTCATATTGTATCAACTTCCTCaagttaatttcaaatttaagtTCATTCTCTGCAC
This window harbors:
- the SF3B6 gene encoding splicing factor 3B subunit 6 encodes the protein MAMQAAKRANIRLPPEVNRILYIRNLPYKITAEEMYDIFGKYGPIRQIRVGNTPETRGTAYVVYEDIFDAKNACDHLSGFNVCNRYLVVLYYNANRAFQKMDTKKKEEQLKLLKEKYGINTDPPK